One window of the Equus caballus isolate H_3958 breed thoroughbred chromosome 2, TB-T2T, whole genome shotgun sequence genome contains the following:
- the PLEKHN1 gene encoding pleckstrin homology domain-containing family N member 1 isoform X2 — MGNSPCVPQAPRRLRASFSRKPSLKGNREDGARKLTGLFGTEAGPDGDTTADKIFCYIPGTDIPSLESQRENLEQPFLTVFKKGRRRVPVRNLGKVVHYAKVQLRFQHSQDTSDCYLELFPSHLYFQAHGSKGLTFQGLLPLMELRVCPLEGSREHAFQITGPLPAPLLVLCPSQAELGRWLYHLEKQMALVGGLQHCHSAPPQDPPEDELPWTLQRRLTQLRTASGRQVAGSAICASRVKLQHLPSQEQWDRLLVLYPTSLAIFSEEADGLSFKGELPLRAVHINLEEREKQIRSFLIEGRLINTIRVLCASYEDYSHWLLCLQAISRREAAPAAPGLESFLGLQTPTQVMGGGRGSLTSDGQTSWNSGCPVPPSTRTSHSLPESSVPSTTGCPAQSAPDQINPSCTSMVRQRAELRRGGSSRSPRSKVRGEGPSPATPLHLDLTKLSRAGLEGGPVAPDHPLESPHSPLYVDPYTPPATSHHKITDVQDLDEFLSVMQNSLGPEPSALFPSVPVSVPVSEPSAGHSEKGALQSRAPQRHRGSIKGRGSQPPDSPQFASPAREASLGPLPPPPDGRPPRSYDNIWDKVPSPSHRRWPRGAPEAEEGLIQWI, encoded by the exons ATGGGGAACAGCCCCTGTGTCCCTCAGGCACCTCGGAGGCTCCGGGCCTCCTTCTCCAGAAAGCCTTCACTGAAGGGAAATAG AGAGGATGGCGCGAGGAAGCTGACTGGCTTGTTTGGCACCGAGGCCGGTCCCGACGGGGACACCACTGCCGACAAGATCTTCTGCTACATCCCTGGGACG GATATCCCAAGCCTGGAGAGCCAGCGAGAAAACCTGGAGCAGCCGTTCCTGACTGTGTTCAAGAAAGGACGGCGGAGGGTGCCCGTGAGGAACCTGGGCAAGGTTGTGCACTACGCCAAGGTCCAGCTGCGATTTCAGCACAGCCAG GACACCAGCGACTGCTACCTGGAGCTGTTCCCCTCGCACCTCTACTTCCAGGCCCATGGCTCCAAAGGGCTCACTTTCCAG GGGCTGCTACCACTGATGGAGCTGAGGGTCTGCCCACTAGAGGGGTCCAGAGAGCATGCCTTCCAGATCACAG GCCCGCTGCCCGCCCCCCTCCTGGTGCTCTGCCCCAGCCAGGCGGAGCTGGGCCGCTGGCTCTACCACCTGGAGAAGCAGATGGCCCTTGTGGGAGGACTGCAGCACTGTCACTCAGCGCCACCACAG GACCCCCCGGAGGACGAGCTTCCCTGGACTCTGCAGCGCAGGCTGACTCAGCTGCGGACGGCCTCAGGACGCCAAGTGGCAGGCAGCGCCATCTGCGCCTCGAGAGTCAAGCTGCAGCATCTGCCCTCACAG GAGCAGTGGGACCGGCTGCTGGTCCTGTACCCGACTTCCCTGGCCATTTTCTCTGAGGAAGCAGATGGGCTTTCCTTTAAG GGGGAACTCCCACTCAGAGCCGTCCACATCaacctggaggagagagagaagcagatcCGCTCCTTCCTGATTGAAG GGCGCCTCATCAACACCATCCGCGTGCTGTGTGCCAGCTACGAGGACTACAGCCACTGGCTGCTCTGCCTGCAGGCCATCTCCCGCAGGGAGGCGGCCCCCGCTGCACCAGGCCTGGAGAGCTTCCTGGGGCTGCAGACGCCCACACAG GTCATGGGCGGCGGCCGAGGCTCTCTCACCTCAGATGGACAGACCAGCTGGAACTCTGGGTGCCCGGTGCCCCCCTCCACCCGCACCAGCCACTCCCTCCCCGAGTCCTCAGTGCCGTCCACCACAGGCTGCCCTGCCCAGTCTGCACCC GACCAGATCAATCCCAGCTGCACCAGCATGGTCAgacagagggcagagctgagacgGGGCGGCAGCAGCCGCTCACCCAGGAGCAAGGTTCGGGGCGAGGGGCCCAGTCCAGCCACCCCACTGCACCTGGACCTGACCAAG CTGAGCAGAGCGGGCCTGGAGGGCGGCCCTGTGGCCCCAGACCACCCCCTGGAGTCACCACACTCCCCACTCTACGTTGATCCCTACACGCCAcctgccacctcccaccacaAAATCACAGACGTCCAGGACTTGGACGAG TTCCTCAGTGTGATGCAGAACTCGCTCGGCCCTGAGCCCTCTGCCCTGTTCCCATCTGTCCCCGTGTCCGTGCCTGTCTCTGAGCCCAGTGCTGGACACTCTGAGAAGGGTGCCCTGCAGTCCCGAGCCCCTCAGCGGCACCGAGGCTCCATCAAGGGCCGGGGGTCCCAGCCCCCAGACTCCCCTCAGTTT GCCTCCCCTGCAAGAGAAGCGTCGCTGGGCCCCCTGCCGCCTCCCCCAG ATGGCCGTCCCCCCAGAAGCTATGACAACATCTGGGACAAggttccttctccctcccaccgGCGGTGGCCCCGCGGGGCGCCTGAGGCTGAGGAGGGGCTCATCCAGTGGATCTGA
- the PLEKHN1 gene encoding pleckstrin homology domain-containing family N member 1 isoform X3, with translation MGNSPCVPQAPRRLRASFSRKPSLKGNREDGARKLTGLFGTEAGPDGDTTADKIFCYIPGTDIPSLESQRENLEQPFLTVFKKGRRRVPVRNLGKVVHYAKVQLRFQHSQDTSDCYLELFPSHLYFQAHGSKGLTFQGLLPLMELRVCPLEGSREHAFQITGPLPAPLLVLCPSQAELGRWLYHLEKQMALVGGLQHCHSAPPQVSAGTPPPSHPHPLQPALTPLYQDPPEDELPWTLQRRLTQLRTASGRQVAGSAICASRVKLQHLPSQEQWDRLLVLYPTSLAIFSEEADGLSFKGELPLRAVHINLEEREKQIRSFLIEGRLINTIRVLCASYEDYSHWLLCLQAISRREAAPAAPGLESFLGLQTPTQVMGGGRGSLTSDGQTSWNSGCPVPPSTRTSHSLPESSVPSTTGCPAQSAPDQINPSCTSMVRQRAELRRGGSSRSPRSKVRGEGPSPATPLHLDLTKLSRAGLEGGPVAPDHPLESPHSPLYVDPYTPPATSHHKITDVQDLDEASPAREASLGPLPPPPDGRPPRSYDNIWDKVPSPSHRRWPRGAPEAEEGLIQWI, from the exons ATGGGGAACAGCCCCTGTGTCCCTCAGGCACCTCGGAGGCTCCGGGCCTCCTTCTCCAGAAAGCCTTCACTGAAGGGAAATAG AGAGGATGGCGCGAGGAAGCTGACTGGCTTGTTTGGCACCGAGGCCGGTCCCGACGGGGACACCACTGCCGACAAGATCTTCTGCTACATCCCTGGGACG GATATCCCAAGCCTGGAGAGCCAGCGAGAAAACCTGGAGCAGCCGTTCCTGACTGTGTTCAAGAAAGGACGGCGGAGGGTGCCCGTGAGGAACCTGGGCAAGGTTGTGCACTACGCCAAGGTCCAGCTGCGATTTCAGCACAGCCAG GACACCAGCGACTGCTACCTGGAGCTGTTCCCCTCGCACCTCTACTTCCAGGCCCATGGCTCCAAAGGGCTCACTTTCCAG GGGCTGCTACCACTGATGGAGCTGAGGGTCTGCCCACTAGAGGGGTCCAGAGAGCATGCCTTCCAGATCACAG GCCCGCTGCCCGCCCCCCTCCTGGTGCTCTGCCCCAGCCAGGCGGAGCTGGGCCGCTGGCTCTACCACCTGGAGAAGCAGATGGCCCTTGTGGGAGGACTGCAGCACTGTCACTCAGCGCCACCACAGGTCAGTGCTGGGACCCCACCCccttcccatccccaccctctCCAGCCTGCCCTGACCCCCCTTTACCAGGACCCCCCGGAGGACGAGCTTCCCTGGACTCTGCAGCGCAGGCTGACTCAGCTGCGGACGGCCTCAGGACGCCAAGTGGCAGGCAGCGCCATCTGCGCCTCGAGAGTCAAGCTGCAGCATCTGCCCTCACAG GAGCAGTGGGACCGGCTGCTGGTCCTGTACCCGACTTCCCTGGCCATTTTCTCTGAGGAAGCAGATGGGCTTTCCTTTAAG GGGGAACTCCCACTCAGAGCCGTCCACATCaacctggaggagagagagaagcagatcCGCTCCTTCCTGATTGAAG GGCGCCTCATCAACACCATCCGCGTGCTGTGTGCCAGCTACGAGGACTACAGCCACTGGCTGCTCTGCCTGCAGGCCATCTCCCGCAGGGAGGCGGCCCCCGCTGCACCAGGCCTGGAGAGCTTCCTGGGGCTGCAGACGCCCACACAG GTCATGGGCGGCGGCCGAGGCTCTCTCACCTCAGATGGACAGACCAGCTGGAACTCTGGGTGCCCGGTGCCCCCCTCCACCCGCACCAGCCACTCCCTCCCCGAGTCCTCAGTGCCGTCCACCACAGGCTGCCCTGCCCAGTCTGCACCC GACCAGATCAATCCCAGCTGCACCAGCATGGTCAgacagagggcagagctgagacgGGGCGGCAGCAGCCGCTCACCCAGGAGCAAGGTTCGGGGCGAGGGGCCCAGTCCAGCCACCCCACTGCACCTGGACCTGACCAAG CTGAGCAGAGCGGGCCTGGAGGGCGGCCCTGTGGCCCCAGACCACCCCCTGGAGTCACCACACTCCCCACTCTACGTTGATCCCTACACGCCAcctgccacctcccaccacaAAATCACAGACGTCCAGGACTTGGACGAG GCCTCCCCTGCAAGAGAAGCGTCGCTGGGCCCCCTGCCGCCTCCCCCAG ATGGCCGTCCCCCCAGAAGCTATGACAACATCTGGGACAAggttccttctccctcccaccgGCGGTGGCCCCGCGGGGCGCCTGAGGCTGAGGAGGGGCTCATCCAGTGGATCTGA
- the PLEKHN1 gene encoding pleckstrin homology domain-containing family N member 1 isoform X5, which yields MELRVCPLEGSREHAFQITGPLPAPLLVLCPSQAELGRWLYHLEKQMALVGGLQHCHSAPPQVSAGTPPPSHPHPLQPALTPLYQDPPEDELPWTLQRRLTQLRTASGRQVAGSAICASRVKLQHLPSQEQWDRLLVLYPTSLAIFSEEADGLSFKGELPLRAVHINLEEREKQIRSFLIEGRLINTIRVLCASYEDYSHWLLCLQAISRREAAPAAPGLESFLGLQTPTQVMGGGRGSLTSDGQTSWNSGCPVPPSTRTSHSLPESSVPSTTGCPAQSAPDQINPSCTSMVRQRAELRRGGSSRSPRSKVRGEGPSPATPLHLDLTKLSRAGLEGGPVAPDHPLESPHSPLYVDPYTPPATSHHKITDVQDLDEFLSVMQNSLGPEPSALFPSVPVSVPVSEPSAGHSEKGALQSRAPQRHRGSIKGRGSQPPDSPQFASPAREASLGPLPPPPDGRPPRSYDNIWDKVPSPSHRRWPRGAPEAEEGLIQWI from the exons ATGGAGCTGAGGGTCTGCCCACTAGAGGGGTCCAGAGAGCATGCCTTCCAGATCACAG GCCCGCTGCCCGCCCCCCTCCTGGTGCTCTGCCCCAGCCAGGCGGAGCTGGGCCGCTGGCTCTACCACCTGGAGAAGCAGATGGCCCTTGTGGGAGGACTGCAGCACTGTCACTCAGCGCCACCACAGGTCAGTGCTGGGACCCCACCCccttcccatccccaccctctCCAGCCTGCCCTGACCCCCCTTTACCAGGACCCCCCGGAGGACGAGCTTCCCTGGACTCTGCAGCGCAGGCTGACTCAGCTGCGGACGGCCTCAGGACGCCAAGTGGCAGGCAGCGCCATCTGCGCCTCGAGAGTCAAGCTGCAGCATCTGCCCTCACAG GAGCAGTGGGACCGGCTGCTGGTCCTGTACCCGACTTCCCTGGCCATTTTCTCTGAGGAAGCAGATGGGCTTTCCTTTAAG GGGGAACTCCCACTCAGAGCCGTCCACATCaacctggaggagagagagaagcagatcCGCTCCTTCCTGATTGAAG GGCGCCTCATCAACACCATCCGCGTGCTGTGTGCCAGCTACGAGGACTACAGCCACTGGCTGCTCTGCCTGCAGGCCATCTCCCGCAGGGAGGCGGCCCCCGCTGCACCAGGCCTGGAGAGCTTCCTGGGGCTGCAGACGCCCACACAG GTCATGGGCGGCGGCCGAGGCTCTCTCACCTCAGATGGACAGACCAGCTGGAACTCTGGGTGCCCGGTGCCCCCCTCCACCCGCACCAGCCACTCCCTCCCCGAGTCCTCAGTGCCGTCCACCACAGGCTGCCCTGCCCAGTCTGCACCC GACCAGATCAATCCCAGCTGCACCAGCATGGTCAgacagagggcagagctgagacgGGGCGGCAGCAGCCGCTCACCCAGGAGCAAGGTTCGGGGCGAGGGGCCCAGTCCAGCCACCCCACTGCACCTGGACCTGACCAAG CTGAGCAGAGCGGGCCTGGAGGGCGGCCCTGTGGCCCCAGACCACCCCCTGGAGTCACCACACTCCCCACTCTACGTTGATCCCTACACGCCAcctgccacctcccaccacaAAATCACAGACGTCCAGGACTTGGACGAG TTCCTCAGTGTGATGCAGAACTCGCTCGGCCCTGAGCCCTCTGCCCTGTTCCCATCTGTCCCCGTGTCCGTGCCTGTCTCTGAGCCCAGTGCTGGACACTCTGAGAAGGGTGCCCTGCAGTCCCGAGCCCCTCAGCGGCACCGAGGCTCCATCAAGGGCCGGGGGTCCCAGCCCCCAGACTCCCCTCAGTTT GCCTCCCCTGCAAGAGAAGCGTCGCTGGGCCCCCTGCCGCCTCCCCCAG ATGGCCGTCCCCCCAGAAGCTATGACAACATCTGGGACAAggttccttctccctcccaccgGCGGTGGCCCCGCGGGGCGCCTGAGGCTGAGGAGGGGCTCATCCAGTGGATCTGA
- the PLEKHN1 gene encoding pleckstrin homology domain-containing family N member 1 isoform X1 has product MGNSPCVPQAPRRLRASFSRKPSLKGNREDGARKLTGLFGTEAGPDGDTTADKIFCYIPGTDIPSLESQRENLEQPFLTVFKKGRRRVPVRNLGKVVHYAKVQLRFQHSQDTSDCYLELFPSHLYFQAHGSKGLTFQGLLPLMELRVCPLEGSREHAFQITGPLPAPLLVLCPSQAELGRWLYHLEKQMALVGGLQHCHSAPPQVSAGTPPPSHPHPLQPALTPLYQDPPEDELPWTLQRRLTQLRTASGRQVAGSAICASRVKLQHLPSQEQWDRLLVLYPTSLAIFSEEADGLSFKGELPLRAVHINLEEREKQIRSFLIEGRLINTIRVLCASYEDYSHWLLCLQAISRREAAPAAPGLESFLGLQTPTQVMGGGRGSLTSDGQTSWNSGCPVPPSTRTSHSLPESSVPSTTGCPAQSAPDQINPSCTSMVRQRAELRRGGSSRSPRSKVRGEGPSPATPLHLDLTKLSRAGLEGGPVAPDHPLESPHSPLYVDPYTPPATSHHKITDVQDLDEFLSVMQNSLGPEPSALFPSVPVSVPVSEPSAGHSEKGALQSRAPQRHRGSIKGRGSQPPDSPQFASPAREASLGPLPPPPDGRPPRSYDNIWDKVPSPSHRRWPRGAPEAEEGLIQWI; this is encoded by the exons ATGGGGAACAGCCCCTGTGTCCCTCAGGCACCTCGGAGGCTCCGGGCCTCCTTCTCCAGAAAGCCTTCACTGAAGGGAAATAG AGAGGATGGCGCGAGGAAGCTGACTGGCTTGTTTGGCACCGAGGCCGGTCCCGACGGGGACACCACTGCCGACAAGATCTTCTGCTACATCCCTGGGACG GATATCCCAAGCCTGGAGAGCCAGCGAGAAAACCTGGAGCAGCCGTTCCTGACTGTGTTCAAGAAAGGACGGCGGAGGGTGCCCGTGAGGAACCTGGGCAAGGTTGTGCACTACGCCAAGGTCCAGCTGCGATTTCAGCACAGCCAG GACACCAGCGACTGCTACCTGGAGCTGTTCCCCTCGCACCTCTACTTCCAGGCCCATGGCTCCAAAGGGCTCACTTTCCAG GGGCTGCTACCACTGATGGAGCTGAGGGTCTGCCCACTAGAGGGGTCCAGAGAGCATGCCTTCCAGATCACAG GCCCGCTGCCCGCCCCCCTCCTGGTGCTCTGCCCCAGCCAGGCGGAGCTGGGCCGCTGGCTCTACCACCTGGAGAAGCAGATGGCCCTTGTGGGAGGACTGCAGCACTGTCACTCAGCGCCACCACAGGTCAGTGCTGGGACCCCACCCccttcccatccccaccctctCCAGCCTGCCCTGACCCCCCTTTACCAGGACCCCCCGGAGGACGAGCTTCCCTGGACTCTGCAGCGCAGGCTGACTCAGCTGCGGACGGCCTCAGGACGCCAAGTGGCAGGCAGCGCCATCTGCGCCTCGAGAGTCAAGCTGCAGCATCTGCCCTCACAG GAGCAGTGGGACCGGCTGCTGGTCCTGTACCCGACTTCCCTGGCCATTTTCTCTGAGGAAGCAGATGGGCTTTCCTTTAAG GGGGAACTCCCACTCAGAGCCGTCCACATCaacctggaggagagagagaagcagatcCGCTCCTTCCTGATTGAAG GGCGCCTCATCAACACCATCCGCGTGCTGTGTGCCAGCTACGAGGACTACAGCCACTGGCTGCTCTGCCTGCAGGCCATCTCCCGCAGGGAGGCGGCCCCCGCTGCACCAGGCCTGGAGAGCTTCCTGGGGCTGCAGACGCCCACACAG GTCATGGGCGGCGGCCGAGGCTCTCTCACCTCAGATGGACAGACCAGCTGGAACTCTGGGTGCCCGGTGCCCCCCTCCACCCGCACCAGCCACTCCCTCCCCGAGTCCTCAGTGCCGTCCACCACAGGCTGCCCTGCCCAGTCTGCACCC GACCAGATCAATCCCAGCTGCACCAGCATGGTCAgacagagggcagagctgagacgGGGCGGCAGCAGCCGCTCACCCAGGAGCAAGGTTCGGGGCGAGGGGCCCAGTCCAGCCACCCCACTGCACCTGGACCTGACCAAG CTGAGCAGAGCGGGCCTGGAGGGCGGCCCTGTGGCCCCAGACCACCCCCTGGAGTCACCACACTCCCCACTCTACGTTGATCCCTACACGCCAcctgccacctcccaccacaAAATCACAGACGTCCAGGACTTGGACGAG TTCCTCAGTGTGATGCAGAACTCGCTCGGCCCTGAGCCCTCTGCCCTGTTCCCATCTGTCCCCGTGTCCGTGCCTGTCTCTGAGCCCAGTGCTGGACACTCTGAGAAGGGTGCCCTGCAGTCCCGAGCCCCTCAGCGGCACCGAGGCTCCATCAAGGGCCGGGGGTCCCAGCCCCCAGACTCCCCTCAGTTT GCCTCCCCTGCAAGAGAAGCGTCGCTGGGCCCCCTGCCGCCTCCCCCAG ATGGCCGTCCCCCCAGAAGCTATGACAACATCTGGGACAAggttccttctccctcccaccgGCGGTGGCCCCGCGGGGCGCCTGAGGCTGAGGAGGGGCTCATCCAGTGGATCTGA
- the PLEKHN1 gene encoding pleckstrin homology domain-containing family N member 1 isoform X4, which yields MGNSPCVPQAPRRLRASFSRKPSLKGNREDGARKLTGLFGTEAGPDGDTTADKIFCYIPGTDIPSLESQRENLEQPFLTVFKKGRRRVPVRNLGKVVHYAKVQLRFQHSQDTSDCYLELFPSHLYFQAHGSKGLTFQGLLPLMELRVCPLEGSREHAFQITGPLPAPLLVLCPSQAELGRWLYHLEKQMALVGGLQHCHSAPPQDPPEDELPWTLQRRLTQLRTASGRQVAGSAICASRVKLQHLPSQEQWDRLLVLYPTSLAIFSEEADGLSFKGELPLRAVHINLEEREKQIRSFLIEGRLINTIRVLCASYEDYSHWLLCLQAISRREAAPAAPGLESFLGLQTPTQVMGGGRGSLTSDGQTSWNSGCPVPPSTRTSHSLPESSVPSTTGCPAQSAPDQINPSCTSMVRQRAELRRGGSSRSPRSKVRGEGPSPATPLHLDLTKLSRAGLEGGPVAPDHPLESPHSPLYVDPYTPPATSHHKITDVQDLDEASPAREASLGPLPPPPDGRPPRSYDNIWDKVPSPSHRRWPRGAPEAEEGLIQWI from the exons ATGGGGAACAGCCCCTGTGTCCCTCAGGCACCTCGGAGGCTCCGGGCCTCCTTCTCCAGAAAGCCTTCACTGAAGGGAAATAG AGAGGATGGCGCGAGGAAGCTGACTGGCTTGTTTGGCACCGAGGCCGGTCCCGACGGGGACACCACTGCCGACAAGATCTTCTGCTACATCCCTGGGACG GATATCCCAAGCCTGGAGAGCCAGCGAGAAAACCTGGAGCAGCCGTTCCTGACTGTGTTCAAGAAAGGACGGCGGAGGGTGCCCGTGAGGAACCTGGGCAAGGTTGTGCACTACGCCAAGGTCCAGCTGCGATTTCAGCACAGCCAG GACACCAGCGACTGCTACCTGGAGCTGTTCCCCTCGCACCTCTACTTCCAGGCCCATGGCTCCAAAGGGCTCACTTTCCAG GGGCTGCTACCACTGATGGAGCTGAGGGTCTGCCCACTAGAGGGGTCCAGAGAGCATGCCTTCCAGATCACAG GCCCGCTGCCCGCCCCCCTCCTGGTGCTCTGCCCCAGCCAGGCGGAGCTGGGCCGCTGGCTCTACCACCTGGAGAAGCAGATGGCCCTTGTGGGAGGACTGCAGCACTGTCACTCAGCGCCACCACAG GACCCCCCGGAGGACGAGCTTCCCTGGACTCTGCAGCGCAGGCTGACTCAGCTGCGGACGGCCTCAGGACGCCAAGTGGCAGGCAGCGCCATCTGCGCCTCGAGAGTCAAGCTGCAGCATCTGCCCTCACAG GAGCAGTGGGACCGGCTGCTGGTCCTGTACCCGACTTCCCTGGCCATTTTCTCTGAGGAAGCAGATGGGCTTTCCTTTAAG GGGGAACTCCCACTCAGAGCCGTCCACATCaacctggaggagagagagaagcagatcCGCTCCTTCCTGATTGAAG GGCGCCTCATCAACACCATCCGCGTGCTGTGTGCCAGCTACGAGGACTACAGCCACTGGCTGCTCTGCCTGCAGGCCATCTCCCGCAGGGAGGCGGCCCCCGCTGCACCAGGCCTGGAGAGCTTCCTGGGGCTGCAGACGCCCACACAG GTCATGGGCGGCGGCCGAGGCTCTCTCACCTCAGATGGACAGACCAGCTGGAACTCTGGGTGCCCGGTGCCCCCCTCCACCCGCACCAGCCACTCCCTCCCCGAGTCCTCAGTGCCGTCCACCACAGGCTGCCCTGCCCAGTCTGCACCC GACCAGATCAATCCCAGCTGCACCAGCATGGTCAgacagagggcagagctgagacgGGGCGGCAGCAGCCGCTCACCCAGGAGCAAGGTTCGGGGCGAGGGGCCCAGTCCAGCCACCCCACTGCACCTGGACCTGACCAAG CTGAGCAGAGCGGGCCTGGAGGGCGGCCCTGTGGCCCCAGACCACCCCCTGGAGTCACCACACTCCCCACTCTACGTTGATCCCTACACGCCAcctgccacctcccaccacaAAATCACAGACGTCCAGGACTTGGACGAG GCCTCCCCTGCAAGAGAAGCGTCGCTGGGCCCCCTGCCGCCTCCCCCAG ATGGCCGTCCCCCCAGAAGCTATGACAACATCTGGGACAAggttccttctccctcccaccgGCGGTGGCCCCGCGGGGCGCCTGAGGCTGAGGAGGGGCTCATCCAGTGGATCTGA